The following are encoded together in the Methanosarcina flavescens genome:
- a CDS encoding exodeoxyribonuclease III, giving the protein MSGHYNLVSWNVNGLRAAIKKGFLELLLEQKFDIVCIQETKVSPDKLPREAKNIPGYYNYFVSAEKNGYSGVGIFSKQKPLDLETGMGIRKFDREGRFLRADYEDFTLMNIYFPNGKASQERLEYKMDFYEIFLDYANTLKADGKKLVICGDVNTAHKEIDLARPKQNEMISGFLPEERAWMDKFVAAGFIDTFRMFNPEGGNYTWWSMRTGSRKRNVGWRLDYFFVSENLQDNVKSSSIYSDIMGSDHCPVGLELEF; this is encoded by the coding sequence GCTGCAATAAAGAAAGGTTTTCTTGAGCTCCTGCTGGAACAAAAATTTGATATTGTCTGTATTCAAGAAACTAAAGTTTCTCCTGATAAACTCCCCAGAGAAGCCAAAAATATCCCAGGTTACTATAATTACTTTGTTTCAGCAGAAAAGAACGGCTACAGTGGGGTCGGAATCTTCTCGAAGCAAAAACCCCTGGATCTCGAAACCGGCATGGGGATAAGAAAATTTGATAGGGAAGGCCGCTTCCTTAGGGCTGATTACGAAGACTTCACCTTAATGAATATCTATTTTCCTAACGGCAAAGCCTCCCAGGAGCGCCTGGAATACAAAATGGATTTTTATGAAATCTTTTTAGATTACGCAAACACCCTCAAAGCAGACGGAAAAAAGCTTGTGATCTGCGGGGACGTAAACACCGCCCATAAGGAGATTGACCTTGCCCGTCCCAAACAAAATGAAATGATATCCGGTTTTCTTCCTGAAGAGCGAGCCTGGATGGATAAATTCGTTGCAGCTGGCTTTATTGACACCTTCCGCATGTTCAATCCTGAAGGCGGAAATTATACCTGGTGGTCAATGAGAACCGGTTCACGCAAAAGAAATGTCGGCTGGCGCCTGGATTATTTCTTTGTCAGTGAAAACCTGCAAGACAACGTTAAATCTTCTTCGATTTACTCTGATATCATGGGCTCGGACCACTGCCCTGTCGGACTCGAACTTGAATTTTAA